Genomic window (Anaerotignum faecicola):
CGGGGCAACCGCCCCGGTGGTATGGATAGAAAGGCAGGAAAACAATATGCACATCAGCTATAAACCACTCTGGCACACACTGTTAGAGCGTGATATGAGAAAAGAGGATTTAAGGCTTGCTGCTGGTATGACAACAAATATGATTGCCAACATGAGCAAAGAGGGAAAGCACATCAGCATGGATACATTAGCCCGTATCTGTGAAACTCTGAATTGTGAGATTACTGATGTGATTGAGTTAGTACCAGACGAGCCTACTTCCACAGGAGGTAAGGAACATGAGCGAATTGAAACCAAGAATAACGGAAAACGGAATTGATTATATCCTTGTCGGA
Coding sequences:
- a CDS encoding helix-turn-helix domain-containing protein codes for the protein MHISYKPLWHTLLERDMRKEDLRLAAGMTTNMIANMSKEGKHISMDTLARICETLNCEITDVIELVPDEPTSTGGKEHERIETKNNGKRN